The nucleotide window GGGTAAACTACTGCTAAAGGCTCTACCTTGAAGTTTACGAAGTCTTCCCTAGTTTCCTTGGAGACTTCTAATCCCAATTTTTCCAGGTCGTCCATAGATAACAAGTTTGAGAAGCGTTAATAACCTTGAACCCTGTAGATCACTTTCTTAAAGTGTTCTAAAATAATAGATATTATGCTAGGATACATCAAGGATTCATGAAGTTTCTTCTGGTAGGGTTAGGGTTCATATCCACTCACGTTGCACTGGAGCTGTCGAGGGATCAGAGCGTAACAGTAACTTTCAATAGCGTAAATCCCGTGAAAGAGGAGTACTTGGCACTCATAAAGTCCAAGGCTAACGCGGTAAAGGCTAATCCCCTAAGTGAGGAGATGGGGAAGCTAATCAAGGAACACGACGTTGTGGTCAATTTTGTCGGAGAGATCTCAGGGGGTGAGGATAAGCTTAGGACAGCGAACATAGAAATACCAAAAACGTTGGCTAAGAGATCCTTTGAGGAAGGGAAGATGTTTGTTCACCTCAGCGGGGCGACCTCCACTGGTATTACCGGAAAAAACGTAAGGGAGGAAACGGAGCACTGCAAGGGAGCGCAACCGAAGACTCCCTTTGAAAGGTCAAAATGTGAGGGAGAGAGAGCCGTAATGAGTGAGGCCCTCGAAAGGGATGGTAGTGTAGCCATCCTTAGACCTACACTAGTCTACGGAAGATATGCAGTTCACGTCCAGTTTGTGACCATGTACAAGCTCGCGAAAAGGAGGATAATTCCGGATCTTAACCTAAACATGGCTACTGTTAACGCATGGTCCATTGGGAGAGTAATACGGACACTAGGCGAGAAGATGCCCAGAAGGGTCATCGTTTATGCCTCAGAGTGCGGTAGCGTCAAGGTTTCAGACTTCTTTAGACTTATGGCCAAGAGATTAGGTGGAGGGATTAGTATACCGGTCCCTGTGGGTCTAGCTAAGGCTTTTTTACCTTCAGAGATAAGGAGTCTTCTCCGTTACGCTGGGACAACATACGACTGTACGGCTTTCAGGGAACTTGGGGGCGGTGAGACGTTCGACTCAGAGGAAGTTGAAATGAACGCTGAGTTCCTAAAGCTGTTAGACCATAAAGGTAAGCTGATACCTACGTGAAGTTTATGTGGTAAACAAGACCCTTAAGGCGAACTTTTTAGTAATTTCTGAGCATTAGAAGGGTCAGGA belongs to Metallosphaera tengchongensis and includes:
- a CDS encoding NAD-dependent epimerase/dehydratase family protein, with product MKFLLVGLGFISTHVALELSRDQSVTVTFNSVNPVKEEYLALIKSKANAVKANPLSEEMGKLIKEHDVVVNFVGEISGGEDKLRTANIEIPKTLAKRSFEEGKMFVHLSGATSTGITGKNVREETEHCKGAQPKTPFERSKCEGERAVMSEALERDGSVAILRPTLVYGRYAVHVQFVTMYKLAKRRIIPDLNLNMATVNAWSIGRVIRTLGEKMPRRVIVYASECGSVKVSDFFRLMAKRLGGGISIPVPVGLAKAFLPSEIRSLLRYAGTTYDCTAFRELGGGETFDSEEVEMNAEFLKLLDHKGKLIPT